The following is a genomic window from Spirosoma agri.
TGTACGAATAACTTAGTAAGCCCGTGATGGGGTCACACTGGCTAGCGCGGTCAACAACCGTTTGCTGATTTCTGCTTTGTTCATCTGCACCAACGGCTGCCAGCCGGGTGTGGTCGATGATACTTTTGCTTTGTGAATCATGGCCGATGCTTTAGCCCGCATCTGTTTCCGGGCGGCAAAAATGTTGTGCGGATGTCCCATGCTCATAGCCTGTCCGCTCATGCCAACCAGTAACGTTCCGACGATCAGTAAAGTCTTCATGTTTTCAGTGCTTAGTATTAACATCACAAAGATATAGGTTTAGTTTGGTATCTTGCAATACATAGTACTAAATTTTTTGAATTATTTTTTTGCTATCAAGCTAGTAAGACGAGCAGTGTATGCAAATGGTAACGGGATAAGCAAGAGAATACGTACTTACCCCGTTTTTCCATCAATTGCTTAGCTATCAAGGACTACGCGTTTAACGGCGCCGTCTTCATTCTGCGTGACGGTAATGAAATAAGCGCCTGTCGTGTTTTTGCCCAAATCAATCTGGCCGACAAATTCACCCGAAAAGTCATTTATTTCCCGTTTGGCTATTTCTTTCCCCTTGGAGTTTGTAACAACAATGGTGACATCGCCTTTTGCCGGAGCGGTAAAACGAACATTCAATTGACCACGATCGGGATTATTAGGATAGGCATCCAGTCCGCGAATTGTCGATGGCTTACTGCTAAAATTGCGCGACCAGTCTTCGAAAGGACGAGCGAGTTGCTGATCCCAGTCGCGTGGAATCTGAACTCTGAACCGGTTCAGCCGATCGGCCAGTGAGTCGGCTCCCCGGCGAAACTCATACTGCCACGTTTGCGAATCATTCTGCGAACGGGGTAGTTTGCCGCGTTGTACGTATAAATCGCCCGGTGCTTTCCGTGAGCGTGGGGTTATGCGCTCGCGGGTTACGACCCGGTTGCCCTCGCTCTCGTCTACAATGATTGTCATCTGGCGTTTGCCGCCTTTGTCTTTTCGCGCTGTTTTGAGGGAGTCGACTAGTTTCATGACCAGGCGGTCGCGCTCAGGGTTAGTCAGACCATTGACGCGGTAGGTTCGTTCGGTTTCACGTACGTCATTTCCATCACGCTCGATAACGCGAACATTTATTTCATCGTGCTTTGACGACGACCCTGCCGTCTGGGCGGTAGCAACACCACTGATACTGCCAGCGATGAACAGGACCGGAACGAACCGGCGGAGCATAATTACTGTTTTTTTCATAGTATTAGGCATTAATAGATGACTAATCGGCTGGGTTGATACGCATTGAGAATCGGGCTGTTAAAGTTTGTTAAACGCTCAATGACTGGTTATTGCCGTTCGTACTTTTACGGATTGCCCGATTGGAAGTTGACTGATTGGAACTAGTTTCGATCAGCTTGTTTATCCATAGATGAAAAAAAAGGCCGAAGGTTGCATACGGGCCGAAAAAAATGTCGACACAACGCATACGATGGATTGTTGCCCTGATGGCGGTAGGATTGGTTGGCCTGGTTGGTCTGCAATCGTACTGGATCAGTAGTGCCTTGCATTTACAAAAAGAGCAATTTGATTATAAGGTCACCGATGCTATGCAGGAAGTCGTCCGGACGCTCGAACGACAGGAAATCATGTACCTGACCAAAAAGCGCATTCAGGCCCATAAGCAGAAAGAGGGCTTAATGGCCATTGCCAAAAAGGAAGGGAAAACGCAGGTTGCCGATGAGCCGGTCTTGACGAAGAAGATTACGGATCGATTAGTGGCTGCTGCCCGTCCAAAGTCGACGAGCACGCAAACTGATGCGCAGCGTATACCTTATGGAATGGCGCCGGTTGGATCGGTGGTTGTGCAGTCCGATGTGTTGCATCCAGTCGCGCATCCGCTCTCTGCTGAACAGATGGCTGTGGTGGAAGAGTTTTTTCGGCAGCAGGATGAACTGATGGCCGTCGGTGACTGGCAGACGCAACTGGCCCAACAGCAGCAATTTAATCAGTGGGTCGACCAGATATTGGTCAATGAGTTGAATGAAATTAACGGACAGGTCGCAACCGCCCGTCGGCAGGATTCGCTGGCGAGGGTGAAAGCGGCCCGAAACCGGATTCGGCAAGCCACCCGGCAACGTAAATTGCGTCAGGCTGCCCTGAAGGACTCCGCGAAAATGGACCTGGCCATAAGCGCCCCCGCCAGTTACAGTCCCCACAAAGCAGGTGAACAGTCAGACATGATCAAAACCGTGCTGAAAGGGTTATTACTTTCTGATCGTCCCATCGAGGATCGGATTAACCGACTGGCGCTGGACACCCTCTTGCGGCAATCGTTGCAGGAGCGCGGCATTAGTATCCCCTTCGCGTTTGGCGTCCGTACCAAATCGCAGCCAGCCTTTTTGTTTACGTCATTGGGTATGGACCCCCGTCAGTTTCGGGAAAGTGGCTATAAAGCAGCCCTATTTCCGAATAATATGATGGAAACGGGTAATTACGTCTATATCTATTTCCCAACCCAGCGGCAATTCATTCTGAGTCAGTTATGGTTTACGTTTAGTGCATCGGCAGTATTGATTCTGGTTATTCTGGCTTGTTTTTACATTGCCATCAGCACTATCGTGCGACAGAAAAAACTGGCTGACATCAAAAATGATTTCATTAACAACATGACGCACGAGTTTAAAACACCTATTTCGACCATTTCGCTGGCTGTTGAAATGGCGCAGGAACAGGTGCGTCAACCGCACGCCATGGCTGGACTGGGTTCTGATGAGTCGTCGATAAACGAACGCCTTTCGCGCTACATGGGTATCATCCGTGATGAGACCCGGCGACTGGGTTCTCACGTGGAGAAAGTGCTTCAGATGGCCCTGCTGGATCGGGGCGAAATCAAGCTCAAGCTGTCGTCGGTCAATGTGCATGATGTCATCGAAAAAGTGCTGAATAATATGAGCTTGCAAATTGAGCAGCGCGGTGGCGAACTGGATCTGCAATTCGAGGCAGACCGAGAAATCATCGAAGCCGACGAGGTGCACGTGACGAACATCCTGTATAATCTGCTCGACAACGCACTCAAATACTCGCCCGAGAGCCCGCACATTACCCTCGTTACGCGTAGTCTGCCCGAAGGCGTGAGTATCACCGTTACTGACCACGGTCTGGGAATGTCCAAAGATCAGGTGAGCCGGATTTTCGAGAAGTTTTACCGCGTTCCGACGGGCAACCGCCACGATGTAAAAGGCTTTGGCCTTGGCTTGAGCTATGTCAAAAAAATGATTGATGAACACCACGGCCAGATTCTCGTTGAGAGCGAGTTAGGCAAAGGCAGTTCATTCGAAGTGATTTTACCATATAACAGTAGCGAACGAGCGAACTAGTAAAAACGCTTGTCTACCTTTCTCCTTTTCACCTGTCAATTATGCCTACCATTCTCCTCGTTGAAGACGATCCTAATCTGGGCCTGCTCGTGCAGGAATACCTGACCATGAAAGGATACCCTACCGACCGCGTCACCGATGGCAATCAGGGACTGCAAAAGTTTATGGCGGATACCTACGACCTATGCATTTTCGATGTGATGATGCCCAAGAAAGACGGCTTCACACTCGCCAAGGAGGTTCGAATGGCGCAACGGGAAGTGCCAATTATTTTCCTGACGGCCAAATCCATGCAGGAAGATACCATCCAGGGATTCAAGGTCGGTGCCGATGATTACATCACCAAACCGTTCAGCATGGAGGAACTGTTGCTGCGAATTCAGGCGATTCTTCGTCGCTACCAGCGTTCGTCCGAGTCCACCGAGCCAACGTTGTACAAAATCGGTTCGTTCTCATTCGATTACCCGCATCAATTGCTAAGCCGGTCAGCCGGAAATCAGCCGGATGGCGAAATAGAATCGCAGTCGCAGAAACTAACCAGTAAGGAATCGGAGTTATTAAAGCTGTTGGCGCAGAACCTGAATCAGCCTGTCAGCCGTAGCTTTGCGCTTAAAATGGTCTGGGGCGATGATTCCTATTTCAATGCCCGCAGCATGGACGTGTACGTAACGAAACTACGCAAATACCTCAAAGAGGATGCTAGTGTTCAGCTCGTTAACGTACACGGTGAAGGATTTAAACTGATTGCTTAACAACGAATGAATTTAATACGTCGTCCGCGCCGGAGTCGTCAATCCGCTGCCATTCGGGACATGGTGCAGGAAACGCGCCTGTCTGTCACCGATTTTATTTTGCCCGTATTCATCATGGAAGGGCAGCATACCCGCTCTGAAGTGTCCTCAATGCCGGGTATCCATCGCTTCTCACTGGACCTACTGCTTGAGGAGATACAGGAGTGTGTCGATCTGGGCATCAAGACATTTGACCTGTTTCCTAACCTGTCCGAAGCGAAGAAAGATAAATACGCTACCGAAAGCTACAATCCGGACGGGCTGTACCTCCAGGCAATTCGTGCGATAAAAGATCGGTTTCCTGATGTGATGGTCATGACCGATGTGGCTATGGACCCCTACAGCTCCGATGGTCACGACGGTATTGTCGAGAACGGAAAAATCCTGAACGACCCGACATTAGAAGTGCTGGGCAAGATGGCACTGGCCCAGGCCCAGGCAGGAGCCAACATCGTTGGCCCGTCCGATATGATGGACGGACGTGTGGGCTATCTGCGTCAGGTACTCGATGAGGGCGGTTTCCATGAGGTGGCTATTATGTCGTATTCGGCTAAATATGCCAGCGCCTTCTATGGTCCTTTCCGTGATGCGCTCGATTCGGCACCGAAGTTCGGCGATAAGAAAACCTATCAGATGAACCCCGCCAATAGCCGGGAGGCACTCATCGAAGCCCAACTCGATTTTGATGAAGGGGCCGATTTCCTGATGGTCAAGCCCGCCCTAGCCTATCTGGACATCATCAAATTGCTGAACGATAATTTTCACTTACCCATCGCGGCTTATAACGTCAGTGGTGAGTATGCCATGATTAAGGCGGCTGCGCAAAACGGCTGGCTCGACGGCGAACGGGCGATGATGGAGTCGCTAATGTCCATCAAACGGGCCGGTGCCAGTGTAATTTTAACGTATTTTGCGAAAGAAGCCGCTCGACTTTTATGAGTAAACTTTTAATTCGCAACGCGCGTCTGGTCAACGAAGGACGTATCACGGAAACAGACGTACTGATCGAAGATGGGTTCATCGCCCAGATAAAATCGGGGCTTTCTGACGCAGGTGTCCAGCAAACTATTGATGCGAAAGGGCAATACCTGTTGCCGGGCGTGATCGATGATCAGGTGCATTTTCGGGAACCCGGTCTTACCCACAAAGCTACGATCCATTCGGAATCCAGGGCGGGCGTAGCCGGGGGCATCACCAGTTTTATGGAGATGCCCAACACCGTACCGAATGCCCTAACACAGGAACTACTGGCCGACAAGTACGCCATTGCCGCCCGGACCTCATTGGCAAACTACTCGTTTTTCATGGGGGCCTCGAACAACAATCTCGATGAGGTATTGCGGACCGACCCCGGAACGGTTTGTGGCATCAAAGTTTTCATGGGGTCATCGACGGGTAATATGCTGGTCGATAACGAGCAGGTGTTGGAGGGTCTGTTTCGGCAAAGTCCGATGCTGATTGCCACCCACTGCGAAGACGAAGCCACGATTCGCTCAAATACCGAACGCTACCGGTCAGACTATGGCGACAACGCTACGGCCAGCCTTCATCCGCTAATCCGGAATGAAGAAGCCTGTCTGAAATCGTCGTCGTTAGCCGTTGAACTGGCTAGGCGGCACAACGCCCGGTTACACGTCCTGCACATTTCGACGGCTGACGAGCTGGCATTGTTTAGCAACGACAAGCCACTAACCGAAAAGCGCATCACGGCGGAAGTGTGCGTGCATCATCTCTGGTTCGACGCCGATGATTACGAGCGCTTAGGCAATCTGATCAAATGCAACCCAGCCATTAAAGCACCACACCATAAGGATGCGCTATTGGCTGGTCTGCTGGATGATCGGCTCGACATTATTGCTACGGACCATGCTCCACATACCTGGGCTGAGAAGCAGGCACCCTACTGGCAGGCACCATCGGGATTGCCACTGGTGCAGCATCCGCTTTTGTTGATGCTCGATTTTGTGACGCAGGGTAAACTATCGATTGAGACAATGGTGCGTAAAATGTGCCATGCTCCCGCTGATTGCTTTCAAATTAACCGGCGCGGCTACGTCCGTGAAGGCTATTGGGCTGATCTGGTCCTTGTCGATACCGAACAGCCGATGACGGTCTCGAAGAAAAACATTCTCTATCAATGCGGTTGGTCGCCAATAGAGGGGCACACGTTTGGGGCCAGTATCACGCACACGATCGTGTCAGGTGAGTTGGTTTACAGAGAGGGCGAATTTCTAACGGATCGAGCGGGCCAGCGGATGATGTTCAACCGATAGGCTGAAAAAAATATGGTAAAAATCTTGCGTAGACAGCGTCAAGCTCTGTATCTTTGCATTCCCAAATAAGGGGAAGCGTGCTGCCGAAGTGGTGAAATTGGTAGACACGCACGTTTCAGGGGCGTGTGTCTTCACGGACATGCGAGTTCGAGTCTCGCCTTCGGCACATAAAAAGAGCCTGTAAATCGTTGATTTACAGGCTCTTGCTATTTCGCACTATTGGGATTAGCAGTGTTAATTTTAACACTGCTAATCCCAATAGTGCTATGATTCAGGGAGTTATTCCTAAATTTAAGAATCAGACAATAAAATAATAAGTATTTAATGCTTATGTTACTCACTGACCCAGTTGACTTTAAAACAATCTAATATTCTACAACTAATGAATCAGTCTGAGATAGTTGACAAGCTGAATGAGCTTCTTAATTTACCTGCAGAAACTGAAATTGTCGAATTCAAAGCTGCCCAGAATAACTTTGACTTTAATAAGATAGGTAAATATTTTTCAGCTATCAGCAATGAAGCAAATTTGAAGGATGTTCGAGAAGGGTGGCTAGTATTTGGTGTCGAGGATAAGAACAGAACTGTTGTTGGGTCTTCATATCGCTCAAATAGACCTGACTTAGACCACTTGAAGGGTGAAATAGCTCAAAAGACAACGAATGGTATAACTTTTATTGAAATATACGAAGTTGTAATGCCAGGGGGGAGAGTAGTCATGTTCCAAATACCTGCAGCACCTCGTGGTTTACCATTAGCATGGGAAGGTCACTATTATGCACGAGATGGTGAAGAACAATGTCCCTTAAATCTCGAAAAAATTGAACGTATTAGAAACCAAGCGGCTGATCTGGACTGGAGTGCAGTTGTATATCATGAAGCTACTTTGTCTGATCTAGATCCTGAAGCTATTAACCAAGCGAGAGAAAACTATAAGAACAAAAACCCCCATTTATCTGATGAAGTTGATAGTTGGGACGCTCAAACTTTTTTGAACAAAGCGAAACTGACCATTCAAGGGCAGATTACTCGCACAGCAATATTACTTCTAGGCAAGACAGAAGCAAGCCATTTTTTGAGTCCAGCAGTAGCTCAGATTACCTGGGTGCTAAAGGATCGTGACGGTGTAGAGCAAAGCTATCAACATTTTAGCTGTCCATATCTTTTATAAGTACAGGAGGTGTACCAAAGTATTCGAAACTTACGGTACATGTATAACGCTGATGAGACTAGACTACTTCCTGATATAGTTGATCAGTACGATCCTTTCAATATTCGAGAAGCTTTAAATAATTGTATTGCTCATCAGGATTACACCAGAGGGGGTAAGATAAATATAGTTGAAAGAGAAGATGGCTATTTAATCTTTAGTAACCTAGGCCAGTTCATTCCTGGATCTGTAGAAAAAGTACTACTGGACGACTCACCACCCGAAAATTACCGCAATCCCTTTTTAGCTCAAGCTATGGTAAACCTAAAAATGATAGATACCATTGGGAGCGGCATTCGTCGAATATTTATTAACCAGAAGAAAAAGTTCTTTCCAATGCCGGATTATGACCTAACTAACGGCAGAGTAAAAGTTACGCTAACAGGTAGAGTACTAGATATGGATTATGCGCAAGTTCTGGCTCGTAACCCCAATCTTGGACTGCTGGAGATAATTATGCTAGATAAGCTACAAAAGCACAAACCTTTAAATGACAATGAGGTACGAATATTAAAGAAACAAGGATTAGTCGAAGGTCGGAGAAACAACTTACACATTTCTAAGCAAGTGGCTCAAACAACGGGCCAAGAAGTAGAATACTCGTTAGCTAGAGGTATGGATGATGAGTATTATAAAAGGATGATTCTGCAGCATTTAGAACAATTTGGTAAGTCTAATCGCAATGACATCGAACGAATGATTCTACAAAAGCTGCCAGAATCACTCAATCAGGATCAGAAACAGCATAAAGTGAAAAATTTGCTACAATCGCTGCGTTTAGATGGCTTAATATATGTGGATGATAATAGGGAATGGCGTCTTGAGAGACGTGGATTAAGCAACTAGCTTCGGTGGGTTTGACCGGTTTAGAATGTTCTAGAAGAGACGCTAGACGGCTTTAGACGAGTTTAGACGGCGTTAGACGATTTTAGATGACATTCCTTTGTGTAAATTATTGAAAATGAGCCGTCTAGCTTTGTATTTGTTTGTTAGCTTTAGACGGCGATTAGGCGGTTTATGTTGCAATAATGAGTTAGGATTAGTGACTATATTTACAGGAATGTATATCTTATAAGCTTGATCTTTGCTTATGAATCTATATAAATTCCGGGGTTAAAGTATAATAAGGGTTGTAATATTAAGGTGGTAAGAAAATGGCAATAATGAATTTCCGAAATGACAAGAGAATGGCAGTCAAAAATGCCCTAGTGACTCCTTTATGGTCGTTTTTGACTGCGGGATATGGTAATTCGAATCTCGCCTTCGGCACATATTAAAGTCCCAATTAGCTGTTAGTCAGTTGTTTGTGACTTTTTGTTTGTTATTAGAGCCTATTCGGTAGCTGCCTTTTCAATGGTTGAGAGCTGATAAGTAGGCTCTTTGTCACTCTAGAAAATCCTGCACATTGTCGTGATCGGCGCCTATGTAGTACTACCTGGTCCCTTTTGGCATGCCTTATCATGCGTCTCGTTCACCTCCGCCAACCAGGGCGCTGTTTCCAGATCATCCCTTGCCATACCTGATTCTGAAAACGTCTCAGCCTGTTCGCTGATCTGATTATATTACTTTTCCTGTATCTTAGAGAAACTACAAAAGCCTGAATAGCTCAATATACCTCAATTAACCTTATTGCTCACGATGCAACCCCTGGCAAGCCAGCGAACTTGCCCGCGACCTACATCAGAGTAGCTTCGTTGTTAATACATGAACATTTTCCTTAGCTATGTAGTCATTATTATTTCGCTCCTGCCGTTCACTTTATGAATCGATCTACTCCTCTTATCCAATGACTGACTCCAATAAGTCCGTTGACAAGAAGGCACTCAACGAGCGTCTGGATGTAAGTTTCGCAATGCAAGCGGCCGGACTTGGGGTCTGGGAAATTGATCCGAAAACAAAGCAAGTTCTGTGGGATGATCAATGTCGTAAGCTTTTTGGTGCCAAGGCTACTAACCAATTTCCCTATGAGCGAACGCTTGCCTATATCCACCCCGAAGACGTAAGCCGGGTGAATCAGGCAATCCAGCAAGCAATGAATCCCGAGTTTGAAGGGAATTACGACGTTACGTACCGAATTGATATGGGGGATGGAAATCAGCGCTGGATACGCTCAATGGGTCGAAGTTATTTTGATGAGACAGGCGCAATAACTCGCTTTGCAGGCGTAGCTCAGGATGTGAGCCAGCAGATACGTGACAGACAAGAAGCCGAAGAGAACGCAAAACAATACCAGCTTTTGCTGGCTGACCTGGAAGAGCAGGTTAAGCAGCGTACTCAGGAATTGACGCGTGCCAATCAGGAACTTCAGCGGAGCCGAAACTGGTTGATAAACATCTTCGAACAAGCCCCCGTAGCCATCGCGTTACTGGAAGGGCCTGAGTACCGCATCCGACTAGCGAACGAGAGCCTGTATGCTATTTGGCAGCTCTCACCCGATCAGCCATCAGTGCTCGACAGACCCGTCTTCGAGGCATTCCCCGGTATAGCTGGAATTGGCCTGGAAGAATTACTGGATCAGGTACGTCGTACTGGCTTACCCGTCGGTGGTAAGGAACAGCCAGCTGTCTTCATTCGGAATGGAGTGGCCGAAACGGCCTATATAAACTTCGTTTATGCGCCAATCCATGATGAGCATGGCCGTGTTGATATTGTGGTCATAGCTATCGATGTTTCTGAACAGGTGCTGGCCCGCCTGACGCTGGAAGAAAGTGAGAAGCAGTATCGTTTTCTGACCACAGAATTGGAAGCCACCAATAAAGAATTGGCCGTCAATAATGAAGAGTATGCCGCCATCAACGATAAGTTAGAGGAATCAAACGGGTTACTCGTTCGCTCTAACGAAAACCTTCAGCAGTTTGCTTACGTGGCCAGCCACGACTTACAGGAACCTCTGCGTAAGATTCAGCAGTTCAGCGATCTGCTGAAGAAACGCTATCCCGACACAACAGGGGAGGAGTTGGTTTATCTGGATCGGATGCAGTCAGCGGCCAGCCGGATGTCGACACTGATCAGAGACCTGTTAAGCTTCTCCCGCATATCCACCCAGCGAGAATCCAGCGTTCCTATCGCTTTGGCAACGGTTGTGCAAGGGGTACTCGTCGATCTGGAGTTAGTTATAGAGGAGACGGACGCCCTAATCGAAGTAGATAATTTACCAACCATAGAAGGCGACCGCTCCCAAATGGGGCAGCTTTTTCAAAATCTGGTTGGAAACGCGCTCAAGTTTCGTCAAACCAACACCAGACCTCACGTTCGTATAACGAGCCGTTGGCTGTCTTCGGATCATCTGCCATTGGGAGTCAAACCAACTCGGCGTGCAATCGCTTATCATCGGATTGATGTGATTGATAACGGGATTGGTTTCGATGAGAAATATCTGGATCGCATCTTCCAGGTCTTCCAGCGGTTGCATGGCAGAGGCTCATTTTCGGGTACGGGCATTGGGCTGGCCATTTGTGAGAAGGTAGTTGCCAATCATGGGGGCGCTATCACGGCCAGTAGCCAACCCGGCCAGGGGGCAACCTTTACTGTCTATCTACCTGTGTAGAGCAGCTGCGTCAATTCAGCCGGCAATCCATGCGATCGCCTTCCGTGTGGTATGCTTATACCGCGCGGTATACAGAATTGAAAAGGCATCTTACTCAAAAAATGGCCGAATTCGCCTTACCTTCGGAAACCAATGTAATTCTGTCTTTTTCGGGCAGGATAAATTCCTCGGATAGCTTACATGTTAGATCAATACAAACAGCAACATCCTTACTTGCTGGCTTTAGATTCAATTATCTTTGGTTTTGATGGAGAAAGCCTGAAAGTTCTTCTCGTCAAGCGGGGGGTGGAAGATGAAACCTGGTCACTGATGGGCGGATGGCTTCAGCCCAACGAAGGGCTGGAACAGGCTGCGGCACGAATCTTATTTGATCTAACAGGTTTCACCAATGTCTATCTGGAGCAATTGTACGCGTTTGGCGACCCGCATCGCGACCCCATCGTGCGAACGATATCCGTGGCTTACTTTTCGCTGGTGAAAATAGCCGATTACGAGTCGAAAACGTCGGATTTATACAAGGCAAACTGGTTTTCCATCTACGATCTTCCGCCATTGCTGTTTGATCATGCCGACATGGTTGAATTAGCCATTAAGCGGCTGCGGTATAAAGCAGCCCAGCATCCCATCGGCTTTGAACTGCTGCCCGATAAATTTACCATTCCGCAACTTAAGAAGTTGTACGACGCCATCTACAACACAGACTTCGACAAACGAAACTTCAGCCGAAAGATTCTGTCGACAAATCTGCTGATCAAGCTAGAGGAGAAGCAAAAGGGCTTTTCGAAACGAGGTGCTTATTTCTATCAGGTTGACAACTCGAAATACCGGGCAATAACCAACTCCTTCCTAAATTTCATTCCCAACTCTGAATTGGGAATTTAGCTGCACGAAATCTCCGTTAAATCAAGTTCGCTTAGCCGTAGTAGCATTAAACGGATAAGTTTTTATAAAATATGTTAGGTGTCATATTGACATTAAAAAAATAAGTGTCATTTTTACATCAAAAATAAATGACAGTCTTTTACGGCTGGTAACAGTCGGTTAATCAACACATAACAATAAACCAACTCATGTCGACGATCACACTAGGCGATCAGGAATACTTCAAAGGCATCGGCACGATTGCCTACGAAGGCCCTAAATCAAAAAATCCGTTAGCATTCAAATGGTACAATCCTGATCTGGTTCTGGGTGGCAAAACCCTTCGCGAGCAACTACGTTTTGCGATCAGCTACTGGCACACCTTCTGCGGTGCTGGTGGTGATCCCTTCGGCCCCGGAACTCGCGTCTTTCCCTGGGATCAGGACAATGATGCCAACGTTCGGGCCCGAATGAAAATGGATGCCGCCTTCGAATTCATTACTAAAATGGGTGCGCCTTATTACTGTTTTCACGACATCGATTTAGTCGACGAAGCACCAACGGCCAGCGAATACGAAAAGCGACTGCAAGCCATCGTTGAGTATGGACAGCAGAAGCAAAAAGAAAGCGGAGTGAAACTTCTGTGGGGCACGGCTAACGTGTTCTCCAATCCACGCTATATGAATGGAGCGTCGACGAATCCGGATTTTTCGGTGCTGGCCTACGCTGGTACGCAGGTTAAAAATGCGATCGACGCGACAATCGCCCTGGGCGGAGAAAACTACGTATTCTGGGGTGGTCGGGAAGGCTATATGTCGCTGCTCAACACCAACATGAAACGGGAAGTCGAGCACCTGGCCCAGTTCCTGACCATCGCCCGCGATTATGCGCGTAAGCAAGGGTTTACGGGTACGTTCTTTATCGAACCCAAGCCTATGGAACCGACCAAACACCAGTACGATTATGATGCCGCTACGGTAATTGGTTTTCTTCGGCAGTACGGTTTGGATAAGGATTTCCAATTGAACATTGAAGTCAATCACGCGACACTGGCCGGTCATACCTTCGACCATGAGTTACAGGTAGCTGCCGATGCCGGTATGCTGGGTAGCATTGATGCAAACCGGGGTGATAACCAGAATGGTTGGGATACCGACCAGTTCCCCATTAATCTTTACGAATTGGTTGAAGCGGCACTGGTCATTCACCAGGCGGGCGGTATTAAACCGGGCGGTATCAATTTCGATGCGAAAGTGCGCCGTAACTCGACCGATGCTGAAGATCTATTTATCGCGCATATCAGTGGTATGGATGCCTTTGCCCGCTCGTTTATTGTGGCCGATGCTATTCTGCAGGATTCCGATTACCTTAAGTTCCGCAGCGATCGCTATGCATCGTTTGACAATGGTCAGGGCAAAGCGTTCGAAGAGGGTAAACTGACGCTGGAAGATCTGCGCAGTTATACGCTGGCAAACGGCGAACCACAACTCCGCAGCGGTCGCCAGGAGTGGCTCGAAAGCATCATTAATCAATACATCTAGACTAGTGAATCTCCTCCCGGCAACGGCCGATTGTACCCTGCTCCTCTTCCGCAACGAGAGAAGTGCAGGGACGGTCGGCCGTTGCTGGGAGGGAATATATAGCTACACAAAGTAAAAAAGACATGAAAACAGACGAGTTAACTAACGTGGCCTCGCAGGTTCGGCGGGATATTGTGCGCATGGTGCACGGCGTGGCATCCGGCCATCCGGGTGGCTCACTGGGCTGTACGGATTTACTGGTAAGCCTTTATTTCCAGACCATGCGGTTGAAAAAAGACGATCAGGATTCGGTGGTGTTCGACATG
Proteins encoded in this region:
- a CDS encoding T9SS type A sorting domain-containing protein, which encodes MKKTVIMLRRFVPVLFIAGSISGVATAQTAGSSSKHDEINVRVIERDGNDVRETERTYRVNGLTNPERDRLVMKLVDSLKTARKDKGGKRQMTIIVDESEGNRVVTRERITPRSRKAPGDLYVQRGKLPRSQNDSQTWQYEFRRGADSLADRLNRFRVQIPRDWDQQLARPFEDWSRNFSSKPSTIRGLDAYPNNPDRGQLNVRFTAPAKGDVTIVVTNSKGKEIAKREINDFSGEFVGQIDLGKNTTGAYFITVTQNEDGAVKRVVLDS
- a CDS encoding sensor histidine kinase, encoding MSTQRIRWIVALMAVGLVGLVGLQSYWISSALHLQKEQFDYKVTDAMQEVVRTLERQEIMYLTKKRIQAHKQKEGLMAIAKKEGKTQVADEPVLTKKITDRLVAAARPKSTSTQTDAQRIPYGMAPVGSVVVQSDVLHPVAHPLSAEQMAVVEEFFRQQDELMAVGDWQTQLAQQQQFNQWVDQILVNELNEINGQVATARRQDSLARVKAARNRIRQATRQRKLRQAALKDSAKMDLAISAPASYSPHKAGEQSDMIKTVLKGLLLSDRPIEDRINRLALDTLLRQSLQERGISIPFAFGVRTKSQPAFLFTSLGMDPRQFRESGYKAALFPNNMMETGNYVYIYFPTQRQFILSQLWFTFSASAVLILVILACFYIAISTIVRQKKLADIKNDFINNMTHEFKTPISTISLAVEMAQEQVRQPHAMAGLGSDESSINERLSRYMGIIRDETRRLGSHVEKVLQMALLDRGEIKLKLSSVNVHDVIEKVLNNMSLQIEQRGGELDLQFEADREIIEADEVHVTNILYNLLDNALKYSPESPHITLVTRSLPEGVSITVTDHGLGMSKDQVSRIFEKFYRVPTGNRHDVKGFGLGLSYVKKMIDEHHGQILVESELGKGSSFEVILPYNSSERAN
- a CDS encoding response regulator transcription factor, with the translated sequence MPTILLVEDDPNLGLLVQEYLTMKGYPTDRVTDGNQGLQKFMADTYDLCIFDVMMPKKDGFTLAKEVRMAQREVPIIFLTAKSMQEDTIQGFKVGADDYITKPFSMEELLLRIQAILRRYQRSSESTEPTLYKIGSFSFDYPHQLLSRSAGNQPDGEIESQSQKLTSKESELLKLLAQNLNQPVSRSFALKMVWGDDSYFNARSMDVYVTKLRKYLKEDASVQLVNVHGEGFKLIA
- the hemB gene encoding porphobilinogen synthase, translating into MNLIRRPRRSRQSAAIRDMVQETRLSVTDFILPVFIMEGQHTRSEVSSMPGIHRFSLDLLLEEIQECVDLGIKTFDLFPNLSEAKKDKYATESYNPDGLYLQAIRAIKDRFPDVMVMTDVAMDPYSSDGHDGIVENGKILNDPTLEVLGKMALAQAQAGANIVGPSDMMDGRVGYLRQVLDEGGFHEVAIMSYSAKYASAFYGPFRDALDSAPKFGDKKTYQMNPANSREALIEAQLDFDEGADFLMVKPALAYLDIIKLLNDNFHLPIAAYNVSGEYAMIKAAAQNGWLDGERAMMESLMSIKRAGASVILTYFAKEAARLL
- a CDS encoding dihydroorotase: MSKLLIRNARLVNEGRITETDVLIEDGFIAQIKSGLSDAGVQQTIDAKGQYLLPGVIDDQVHFREPGLTHKATIHSESRAGVAGGITSFMEMPNTVPNALTQELLADKYAIAARTSLANYSFFMGASNNNLDEVLRTDPGTVCGIKVFMGSSTGNMLVDNEQVLEGLFRQSPMLIATHCEDEATIRSNTERYRSDYGDNATASLHPLIRNEEACLKSSSLAVELARRHNARLHVLHISTADELALFSNDKPLTEKRITAEVCVHHLWFDADDYERLGNLIKCNPAIKAPHHKDALLAGLLDDRLDIIATDHAPHTWAEKQAPYWQAPSGLPLVQHPLLLMLDFVTQGKLSIETMVRKMCHAPADCFQINRRGYVREGYWADLVLVDTEQPMTVSKKNILYQCGWSPIEGHTFGASITHTIVSGELVYREGEFLTDRAGQRMMFNR